A genomic region of Ignavibacteria bacterium contains the following coding sequences:
- the gyrA gene encoding DNA gyrase subunit A, translating into MSTLFEKIVPVTIEDEMKGSYIDYAMSVIVARALPDVRDGLKPVHRRVLYGMYELGLFHNKPFKKSARIVGEVLGKYHPHGDAAVYDTMVRMVQDFSLRYPLVDGQGNFGSIDGDSPAAMRYTEARLSRIAEEMLRDLDKNTVDFVPNFDDSLQEPVVLPSYIPNLLINGASGIAVGMATNIPPHNLNEIVDGLVALIKDPEISDEKLMKYVTAPDFPTGGIIYGYEGVKEAYKTGRGKIIIRAKANIETLKSGKENIVITELPYQVNKANLIEKIAELVKEGKIDDISDIRDESDRDGLRVVIELKRDAQPEVVLNQLYKHTNMQVTFGVIMLALVNGVPTVLTLKQMMQHFIDHRHEVLVRRTKFDLDAAERRAHILEGYKIALDNIDEIVQLIKKSKDVETAKNGLMRRFKLSEIQAKAILDMRLQRLTGLERKKIEDEYRETIKLIEKLKFILANKAKRMQIISDELLELKEKYGDERRTLVIKDYSEFSIEDIIAEEDVVITISHNGYIKRFPVSGYRRQSRGGKGVTAATTREDDFIEHMFIASTHNYILLFTDQGKCHWLKVYEIPEGGRASRGRSILNLVQLDKGDNIRAYVSVREFDPNRFVVMVTEKGLIKKTRLDAFSNPRKTGIIAINLNENDRLIDAKISDGADDIIIGTREGMAIRFNEQEVRDMGRNAAGVKAINLDKNDKVVGMVVSKRKSTILVVTENGYGKRTEIDEYRITRRGGKGVRTLKTSDKNGKMVDIKEIDDNDDIVIITEKGMIIRQHAKDLRVMGRNTQGVKLIKLGPNDRISAIARVVPEDEDEE; encoded by the coding sequence ATGTCTACATTATTTGAAAAGATTGTACCTGTTACGATAGAAGATGAAATGAAAGGCTCTTACATCGATTATGCAATGTCGGTTATAGTAGCCCGTGCATTGCCCGATGTAAGAGATGGCTTAAAACCAGTTCATCGCAGAGTTCTTTATGGAATGTATGAACTGGGACTTTTTCACAATAAACCATTTAAGAAATCGGCAAGAATAGTTGGAGAAGTTTTAGGTAAATACCATCCGCACGGTGATGCAGCAGTTTATGATACAATGGTGAGGATGGTTCAGGATTTTTCTTTGCGCTATCCACTTGTTGATGGTCAGGGTAACTTTGGTTCAATCGATGGTGACTCACCTGCAGCAATGCGATATACAGAAGCCCGACTTTCACGCATTGCTGAAGAAATGCTGCGTGATCTCGATAAAAACACAGTCGATTTTGTCCCAAACTTTGATGATAGTTTGCAGGAACCTGTTGTTTTACCTTCTTACATTCCAAATCTTTTAATCAACGGTGCAAGTGGAATTGCTGTAGGAATGGCTACGAATATTCCACCTCACAATTTGAATGAGATTGTCGATGGATTAGTTGCTTTGATTAAAGATCCTGAAATCTCCGATGAGAAATTAATGAAATATGTAACGGCACCAGATTTTCCAACAGGTGGAATTATTTACGGTTATGAAGGAGTTAAAGAAGCTTACAAAACAGGCCGCGGCAAAATTATCATAAGAGCTAAAGCTAACATTGAAACTCTTAAATCTGGAAAAGAAAACATCGTCATAACTGAGTTACCTTATCAGGTTAATAAAGCAAATTTAATCGAGAAGATTGCCGAACTGGTCAAAGAAGGTAAAATCGATGACATATCAGATATAAGAGATGAATCAGATCGTGACGGGTTAAGAGTTGTAATTGAGTTAAAGAGAGATGCTCAGCCCGAGGTTGTCTTGAATCAACTCTACAAGCATACAAATATGCAGGTGACTTTCGGTGTAATAATGCTTGCACTGGTGAATGGTGTTCCGACTGTTCTTACTCTCAAACAAATGATGCAGCATTTTATTGATCACCGTCACGAAGTATTAGTAAGAAGAACAAAGTTTGATCTGGATGCTGCAGAACGAAGAGCTCATATCCTTGAAGGTTACAAAATTGCTCTTGACAATATAGATGAAATTGTTCAGTTAATTAAAAAATCAAAAGATGTTGAGACTGCTAAAAATGGTTTGATGCGGAGATTCAAGCTTTCAGAAATTCAAGCGAAAGCTATTCTTGATATGAGATTGCAAAGATTGACAGGACTTGAAAGAAAGAAAATCGAAGATGAATATCGTGAGACAATTAAATTAATTGAAAAATTAAAATTCATTCTTGCTAACAAAGCAAAACGAATGCAAATTATCAGTGATGAGTTGCTTGAACTCAAAGAGAAATATGGCGATGAACGAAGAACTTTAGTGATCAAGGATTATTCTGAATTCAGCATCGAAGATATTATTGCTGAGGAAGATGTTGTAATTACCATTTCCCACAATGGTTATATAAAGAGATTCCCAGTTAGTGGATATCGTAGACAGTCTCGCGGTGGTAAAGGAGTAACAGCGGCAACAACTCGTGAAGACGATTTTATTGAGCATATGTTTATTGCATCAACTCATAATTATATCTTGCTCTTTACAGATCAGGGTAAATGTCACTGGTTGAAAGTTTACGAAATTCCTGAAGGTGGAAGAGCTTCACGAGGAAGATCAATTCTGAATCTTGTCCAACTTGATAAGGGTGATAATATTCGTGCTTATGTTTCTGTCAGGGAATTCGATCCAAATCGATTTGTTGTAATGGTGACTGAAAAAGGTTTGATTAAGAAAACACGATTGGATGCTTTTAGCAATCCAAGAAAAACCGGAATTATTGCAATCAATTTGAATGAAAATGATCGCTTGATTGATGCAAAAATCAGCGACGGCGCAGATGATATAATTATTGGAACACGCGAGGGAATGGCAATTCGATTTAACGAACAGGAAGTGCGTGATATGGGTAGAAATGCCGCTGGTGTTAAAGCCATTAATCTCGATAAAAATGATAAAGTTGTCGGTATGGTCGTTTCAAAACGAAAATCAACAATTCTTGTCGTCACTGAAAATGGATATGGCAAACGAACTGAAATTGATGAATATAGAATTACTCGTCGTGGTGGTAAAGGTGTAAGAACACTTAAAACTAGTGATAAGAATGGCAAGATGGTTGATATAAAAGAAATCGATGATAACGATGATATTGTAATTATCACTGAAAAAGGAATGATAATTCGTCAACATGCAAAAGATTTAAGAGTAATGGGAAGGAATACTCAGGGAGTTAAATTGATCAAACTAGGTCCTAATGATAGGATCTCTGCAATCGCAAGAGTAGTCCCTGAGGATGAAGATGAAGAATAA
- the gyrB gene encoding DNA topoisomerase (ATP-hydrolyzing) subunit B, with protein MVKQKSKTKKVNEKVKKDEVKNQDKNAVQEYSAESIHVLKGLEAVRKRPAMYIGDTGTRGLHHLVYEVVDNSIDEALAGFCKNIIVTIHEGNSITVEDDGRGIPVDIHPIEKRSALEVVMTVLHAGGKFDKRTYKVSGGLHGVGVSVVNALSEWMKVEVYRDGKIYFQEYRRGEPVEPVKVIGKVPEKKTGTKVSFLPDKTIFKDINFKFDTLADRMMELAFLNKEITIKLIDERTKEEETYHYKGGLLEFIKYIDETRTPLHKTIYFEGEKDGVPIEVAFQYNDGYQENIFTYVNNINTHEGGTHLVGFKTALTRTLNNFASKNNLIKDGKITLIGDDFREGLTAVLSVKVAEPQFEGQTKTKLGNSEVKSAVETFIGEKLSEYLEENPSVGKKIIEKVLRAAESREAARKARELVRRKNALDDSSLPGKLADCSIKDPEHCEIYIVEGDSAGGSAKQGRDRRFQAILPLKGKILNVEKARLHKILENEEIRAIVTAIGGGIGEDFDISKVRYGKIILMTDADVDGSHIRTLLLTFFFRHMRELIEQGKVYIAQPPLYRIKKGKEEYYAYDDKERDEIIKRLKSNGKAKDEEVEEEIEMTEGEGEKKLPGGIVVSRYKGLGEMNPEQLWATTMNPETRTILQVTIENAAAAEKIFEILMGDAVEPRRKFIEKNAKYVRNLDV; from the coding sequence ATGGTTAAGCAAAAATCAAAAACAAAAAAGGTGAATGAAAAGGTGAAAAAAGACGAAGTAAAAAATCAGGATAAAAACGCTGTTCAAGAATATAGTGCTGAGAGTATTCATGTTCTGAAAGGACTTGAAGCCGTTCGTAAACGTCCGGCAATGTATATTGGAGATACAGGGACAAGAGGATTACATCATCTTGTCTATGAAGTTGTTGATAACAGTATTGATGAAGCACTTGCAGGCTTTTGTAAAAATATCATAGTGACAATTCATGAAGGTAATTCCATTACAGTTGAAGATGATGGCCGTGGAATTCCGGTAGATATTCATCCAATTGAAAAGCGCTCTGCTCTTGAAGTTGTTATGACGGTTCTTCATGCTGGTGGAAAATTTGACAAAAGAACTTATAAAGTATCAGGTGGATTGCACGGTGTCGGTGTTTCGGTTGTTAATGCTCTTTCTGAGTGGATGAAAGTGGAAGTCTATCGTGATGGTAAAATTTATTTTCAAGAATATCGTCGTGGCGAACCGGTTGAGCCTGTTAAAGTAATTGGAAAAGTTCCTGAAAAGAAAACTGGTACTAAAGTATCGTTCCTGCCAGATAAAACAATCTTCAAAGATATAAATTTCAAGTTCGATACTCTGGCAGATCGAATGATGGAACTTGCTTTCTTAAATAAAGAGATCACGATAAAGTTAATTGATGAAAGAACAAAGGAAGAAGAGACATATCATTACAAAGGTGGATTGCTTGAATTTATTAAATACATTGATGAAACAAGAACACCTCTTCATAAGACTATTTATTTCGAAGGTGAAAAAGATGGTGTTCCAATTGAAGTAGCGTTCCAGTACAATGATGGCTATCAAGAAAATATTTTCACTTATGTTAATAACATTAACACTCACGAAGGTGGAACACATTTAGTTGGGTTCAAAACAGCATTGACTCGTACATTAAACAACTTCGCTTCCAAAAATAATCTCATTAAAGATGGCAAGATTACTTTAATTGGAGATGATTTCCGTGAAGGTCTAACAGCTGTTTTGAGTGTTAAAGTTGCTGAACCACAATTCGAAGGTCAAACAAAAACTAAACTCGGAAATAGTGAAGTTAAAAGTGCTGTTGAAACTTTCATAGGCGAAAAGCTTTCAGAATATCTTGAAGAGAATCCATCTGTTGGAAAGAAAATAATTGAGAAAGTCCTTCGTGCAGCCGAATCGAGAGAAGCGGCGAGAAAAGCTCGTGAGTTGGTGAGACGAAAAAATGCCCTTGATGATTCAAGTTTGCCAGGAAAGCTTGCAGATTGTTCAATTAAAGATCCTGAACATTGCGAGATTTATATTGTTGAGGGTGACTCAGCAGGTGGAAGCGCCAAACAAGGGAGAGATAGAAGATTTCAGGCTATTCTTCCTTTGAAAGGTAAAATCCTAAATGTTGAAAAAGCTCGACTGCATAAAATTTTAGAGAATGAAGAAATTAGAGCAATTGTAACTGCCATCGGTGGTGGAATAGGCGAAGACTTTGATATTTCAAAAGTTCGTTACGGTAAAATAATTTTAATGACTGATGCTGATGTTGATGGAAGTCACATCAGAACTCTGCTTCTTACATTTTTCTTTAGACATATGAGAGAATTAATTGAACAGGGAAAGGTTTACATTGCACAACCTCCACTGTATCGAATCAAAAAAGGGAAAGAAGAATATTATGCTTATGATGATAAAGAAAGAGATGAAATAATTAAAAGACTTAAGTCAAATGGTAAAGCCAAGGATGAAGAAGTAGAAGAGGAAATTGAAATGACCGAAGGTGAAGGTGAAAAGAAATTACCTGGTGGAATTGTTGTGTCTCGTTATAAAGGTCTTGGTGAAATGAATCCCGAGCAGCTCTGGGCAACAACTATGAATCCAGAAACTCGAACAATTCTTCAGGTTACTATTGAGAATGCAGCTGCAGCTGAAAAGATTTTTGAAATTTTAATGGGTGATGCTGTTGAGCCAAGAAGAAAGTTTATTGAGAAAAACGCTAAGTATGTTCGTAATCTTGATGTTTAA
- a CDS encoding DUF721 domain-containing protein — protein sequence MSTDIKSLSQLLNEIVKKYELNEIIQKNLLIEKFNEIVGEQIAKQVEFLSFERGILKIKVESSSWKNELFLLREQIIEKINKSFGKDLVKQINIL from the coding sequence ATGTCAACTGATATCAAAAGTCTTTCACAGCTTTTAAATGAAATCGTAAAAAAATACGAGCTCAATGAAATCATACAGAAAAACTTATTGATTGAAAAGTTCAATGAGATTGTAGGTGAGCAAATTGCAAAGCAAGTCGAGTTTTTAAGTTTTGAGCGTGGAATATTGAAAATTAAAGTTGAAAGCTCATCATGGAAGAATGAGTTGTTCTTATTACGTGAACAAATTATTGAGAAAATTAACAAATCATTTGGAAAAGATTTAGTTAAACAAATAAACATTCTTTGA
- a CDS encoding DNA replication/repair protein RecF: MYLSSLKLTNFRLHKNTSIQFSNGLNYIIGGNGQGKTTILEAIYYISTTKSFTSNSDAEVVNFNEDYFEIYGNIFDLTQNTMIVRYSKSENRKFYSLNGKLISSPKEIVGRFPVVFLSPSDSKITEEAPQERRKFVDSVISQLSKTYFENLLEYKKILKQRSSLLLKIRESFSTELFNELNVWNARLIEVGSKLIVARKKFVFEFNDYVKDIYAKILNGNEEPSIEYQTINHNSDDEIQSVLYSELERQRENELRRAANLVGPHKDDFKFSINGISLRDFGSLGQHKTFQVALRFAEYFYLKNKLGKSPFFLLDDVFGHLDRERSQKISEHLSELGQAFITLTDLNDMKNLQKTDMDCVIQIQNGSVVNVN; the protein is encoded by the coding sequence ATGTATTTAAGTTCTTTAAAATTGACTAACTTCAGGCTTCACAAAAATACATCTATTCAGTTCAGCAATGGGCTGAATTATATAATCGGTGGTAATGGTCAGGGGAAAACAACAATCTTAGAAGCCATTTATTACATATCAACGACAAAGAGTTTTACTTCAAACTCTGATGCAGAGGTTGTTAATTTCAATGAAGATTACTTTGAAATTTATGGAAATATTTTTGATCTGACGCAGAATACAATGATTGTAAGGTATAGTAAATCTGAAAATCGAAAATTTTATTCTTTGAATGGTAAGTTGATTTCTTCGCCAAAGGAGATTGTTGGAAGATTCCCCGTGGTTTTTCTTTCTCCATCTGATTCAAAAATTACTGAAGAAGCTCCACAGGAGCGAAGAAAGTTTGTTGATTCAGTAATCTCACAATTAAGTAAAACTTACTTTGAAAATCTTCTTGAGTATAAAAAAATTCTCAAGCAAAGAAGTTCGCTTCTGCTTAAAATAAGAGAAAGCTTTTCCACTGAGCTTTTTAATGAACTTAATGTGTGGAATGCAAGATTGATTGAAGTTGGTTCAAAACTGATAGTCGCAAGAAAGAAATTTGTATTTGAATTTAATGATTATGTGAAAGACATTTATGCAAAAATACTAAATGGAAACGAAGAACCTTCTATTGAGTACCAGACAATAAATCACAACTCAGATGATGAAATTCAAAGTGTTTTGTATTCGGAGCTTGAGCGACAGAGAGAAAATGAATTGAGGAGAGCTGCTAATCTGGTTGGACCTCATAAAGATGATTTTAAGTTCTCTATTAATGGAATTAGTTTGAGAGATTTTGGTTCACTGGGTCAACATAAAACCTTTCAGGTTGCTTTAAGGTTTGCAGAATATTTTTACTTAAAAAATAAACTTGGGAAGTCACCATTTTTCTTGCTTGATGATGTTTTTGGTCATCTTGATAGAGAAAGAAGTCAAAAAATCAGTGAGCATCTCAGTGAGCTTGGACAGGCATTTATTACTTTAACAGATTTAAATGATATGAAGAATTTACAAAAGACAGATATGGATTGTGTAATTCAAATTCAAAATGGAAGTGTAGTAAATGTCAACTGA
- the dnaN gene encoding DNA polymerase III subunit beta: MEFKINTKDLDKILSQLSLVLPSKTTVEITNHFLLTLKDNHLTIFATDFNVAYQKTLPVFSDGEIQVAVPGKIFNDTVSNLPDTDLKVTFNQDEKKCVIHTDTGKYIISYVDPMDFPKFPQFEGKLTFKISGERLKEAFNLTEFACGKDEQRAAMRGILMDLKKDKLVFVSTDGHRLVKLTYEDYQPEFEAQLIIPAKSAEQLTKILDEKEVLVTIGDRVVKFEFDGGLYFTRLIDDTYPNYETVIPLDNDNVMKVNRTELLKTLRRASYYIHSKIRRIDLEISNDMLSLTAENPELGTQMNEKILCEYKGEKMQISFKHDFIADAMEHIYSDEVVFKFNSPIKPCIIEPSEQKANENLLILVMPMRVNI, from the coding sequence ATGGAATTCAAAATAAACACAAAAGATTTAGACAAGATTTTATCTCAACTTTCGTTGGTATTACCCTCGAAAACAACAGTTGAAATAACGAACCATTTCCTCTTAACATTAAAGGATAACCATCTAACGATTTTTGCGACAGACTTTAATGTTGCTTATCAGAAAACATTGCCTGTTTTTTCAGATGGTGAAATACAGGTTGCGGTTCCGGGGAAAATATTTAATGATACAGTTAGCAACCTTCCTGATACAGACTTGAAGGTTACCTTTAATCAAGATGAGAAAAAATGTGTAATCCATACAGATACGGGTAAGTACATCATCAGTTATGTTGACCCGATGGATTTCCCCAAATTTCCACAATTTGAGGGAAAGCTGACCTTTAAAATCAGCGGTGAGAGATTAAAAGAGGCATTCAATCTTACAGAATTTGCGTGCGGTAAGGATGAGCAGCGAGCTGCAATGCGCGGAATTTTGATGGATTTGAAAAAAGATAAATTAGTTTTTGTCTCTACTGACGGGCATAGATTAGTTAAGTTGACTTATGAAGATTATCAACCGGAATTTGAAGCTCAGTTGATTATTCCAGCAAAATCTGCTGAACAATTGACAAAAATTCTGGATGAGAAGGAAGTACTGGTTACCATTGGAGATAGAGTTGTAAAATTTGAGTTCGATGGTGGATTATATTTTACAAGATTGATTGATGATACTTATCCAAATTATGAAACTGTAATTCCGCTTGATAACGATAATGTGATGAAAGTCAATCGTACCGAGTTATTAAAGACACTTCGAAGAGCAAGCTACTATATTCACAGTAAAATTAGAAGAATTGATCTCGAAATTTCTAACGATATGCTTTCTTTGACTGCAGAAAATCCCGAACTCGGAACTCAGATGAATGAAAAGATTTTGTGTGAATACAAAGGTGAAAAAATGCAGATCTCATTCAAGCATGATTTTATTGCTGATGCAATGGAACATATTTATTCAGATGAAGTAGTTTTCAAATTCAATTCGCCAATAAAACCTTGCATTATTGAACCTTCAGAGCAAAAAGCAAATGAGAATTTGTTGATCCTGGTTATGCCAATGCGAGTAAACATTTAA
- a CDS encoding PAS domain S-box protein, giving the protein MELRILILDDSQSDIKLIKREIENYFSEVLIETASNRKDFIIKLSKFKPEVVISDYNIPGFDGLTALHITHEMYPDLPFIIVTGSANEEFGILCMKRGAYDYILKQHLQKVPIAIEEALVRYKLIKENKKVYEELRESERRFRLLAENAQDLIYRYEFVPKRGFTFVSPSATTITGYTPEEHYADPDLVFKIVHPDDRYILEKIAKGEISIDKPVTFRWIKKDGSIIWTEQKNVPIYDDKGNLIAIEGIARDITERKKLEEELKESELKFRTITNLVTDYTYSFIVDENGNMKGEWVSESFIQTFGWTITELDALGGWQNAMYKEDLPNWIEHAKKVLSGVPDRMEGRMITKSNEMRWVIDYAVPIFDDKGKVIKIYGASQDITESRKLQEELKQRKEHFEKLADSTTTAIFVYQGEYFVYMNRAGVNLTGYTIEEIKNKKFYDLVHPDFRELVKERGLKRQRGEPVPINYEFKIITKYGEEKWVDFTGSLIKWFGKPAGLGTAYDITPLKKAIENIEKANERFKAIVNNAPVGILIEDSKGTIIDANKKYEEIVGYTRDELIGNSVYLFVAPENRDKVSTHIQRILSGEILDHTVESIVKDGSRKFFHLIETKFILPDGSTGILSICEDITEKILLEKQLIESEKKWRTIFETANEGICIADFNANFTEVNKKFCEMTGYDKDEIIGKNFSEFFLFEKDKEKQKLREKEREQGIAGLYEIKLKKKDGSVIWTRVSATGIYDDNGKYIGSFAFFSDITEEKKLQEELKKSEEQFRLIWENSQDGMRLTDEDGKVILVNSAFCKMVGLTSEKIEGKLLSEIYSPERKDEILRKHKERFRTGKVKAHTETLVTLFNGRKVWFEVSNSFVNIGGKKLLLAIFRDVTERKRLSEELAKSEKLFRNVWENSKDAMIITDQFGNIKMVNEALCKLVDLPENDLIGSSLSKVFHPQIREQFFQIHLKKFLSGDIGLKFEGEAVLHNGKKIWIDAKFSVLKTDQGNLYFAIIRDITERKKLIDDLIRAKEEAEEANRLKSGFISMMSHEIRTPLNVILGFNNVIRELFDTGKDEEISKYFEAVEKAGKRLLNTINQILDISRIEAGEFDLKLKDIDINQKIREIINQLDVLAKNREIKFEISLDNSIPQLKLDEYCIDGILFNLINNAIKFSSPGLKIEISSKKLGDKVSLRIRDYGIGMSEEYQKHLFQPFSQEEVGYARPYEGTGLGLALTKTFVELMGGEIKVWSKKGEGTEFEVILPIHKT; this is encoded by the coding sequence ATGGAACTCCGAATTTTGATTTTAGATGATTCCCAGTCGGATATTAAATTAATTAAAAGAGAGATAGAGAACTATTTCAGTGAAGTTTTAATAGAAACAGCCTCTAACCGAAAAGATTTCATAATTAAACTTTCGAAATTTAAACCTGAAGTCGTCATTTCAGATTATAATATTCCGGGTTTTGATGGTTTAACCGCCTTGCATATTACTCATGAAATGTATCCCGATCTTCCTTTCATAATTGTAACTGGCTCAGCCAATGAAGAATTTGGTATTTTATGTATGAAGCGTGGAGCCTATGACTATATCTTAAAACAACATTTGCAAAAAGTCCCCATTGCAATTGAAGAGGCTCTTGTTAGATATAAGCTTATAAAAGAAAACAAAAAAGTTTATGAAGAATTAAGGGAAAGCGAAAGAAGGTTTCGTTTACTTGCAGAAAATGCTCAGGATTTAATTTACAGATATGAATTTGTCCCTAAAAGAGGATTTACTTTTGTCAGCCCATCGGCAACTACAATAACAGGATACACACCCGAAGAACATTATGCAGATCCAGATTTAGTATTTAAAATAGTTCATCCAGATGATCGGTATATCTTAGAAAAGATTGCTAAAGGAGAAATCAGCATTGATAAACCTGTAACTTTTAGATGGATCAAAAAAGATGGAAGTATAATCTGGACTGAACAAAAAAACGTACCGATTTATGACGATAAAGGTAATTTGATTGCCATTGAAGGTATTGCTCGAGACATAACGGAAAGAAAAAAATTAGAAGAGGAATTAAAAGAAAGCGAATTAAAATTTAGAACCATTACCAATCTTGTTACTGATTACACTTATTCTTTCATTGTTGACGAAAATGGCAATATGAAAGGTGAATGGGTATCTGAATCATTTATTCAAACATTTGGATGGACAATTACAGAATTGGATGCGCTCGGCGGCTGGCAAAATGCAATGTACAAAGAGGATTTACCAAACTGGATCGAACATGCAAAGAAAGTTTTGAGTGGTGTGCCAGATCGAATGGAAGGGAGAATGATTACTAAATCTAATGAAATGCGCTGGGTTATTGATTATGCTGTTCCAATCTTTGATGATAAGGGTAAAGTAATTAAAATATATGGTGCCTCTCAGGATATTACTGAAAGCCGAAAACTTCAAGAGGAGCTAAAACAGAGAAAAGAACATTTTGAGAAGTTAGCAGATTCTACTACCACTGCAATTTTTGTTTATCAGGGTGAATATTTTGTTTATATGAACAGGGCAGGTGTGAATTTAACTGGTTATACCATTGAAGAAATAAAGAATAAAAAATTTTATGATTTAGTACATCCTGATTTTCGAGAACTTGTAAAAGAAAGAGGTTTGAAAAGGCAGAGGGGCGAGCCTGTTCCTATAAATTACGAATTCAAAATAATTACAAAATATGGCGAAGAAAAATGGGTTGATTTTACAGGAAGCTTAATTAAATGGTTTGGAAAACCGGCAGGTCTCGGAACAGCTTATGATATTACTCCGCTAAAAAAAGCAATTGAAAATATTGAAAAAGCTAATGAGAGATTTAAAGCAATTGTAAATAATGCACCTGTTGGAATTTTAATTGAAGATTCTAAAGGAACTATAATTGATGCAAATAAGAAGTATGAGGAAATTGTTGGATACACAAGGGATGAACTGATTGGAAATTCAGTCTATTTGTTTGTTGCTCCTGAAAACAGAGATAAAGTAAGTACTCATATTCAGAGAATTTTAAGTGGTGAGATACTTGATCATACAGTTGAATCAATAGTGAAAGATGGTTCTAGGAAGTTTTTTCATCTGATAGAGACAAAATTTATTCTTCCCGATGGTTCAACGGGAATTTTATCTATTTGCGAAGATATAACAGAAAAAATACTTCTTGAAAAACAATTGATCGAAAGTGAAAAAAAATGGAGAACAATTTTTGAAACAGCGAATGAAGGAATTTGTATTGCTGACTTTAATGCGAACTTTACAGAAGTAAATAAAAAATTCTGTGAAATGACTGGCTATGATAAAGACGAAATAATTGGTAAAAATTTTAGTGAATTTTTCCTTTTTGAGAAAGATAAAGAAAAACAAAAACTTAGAGAGAAAGAAAGAGAACAGGGAATAGCTGGACTTTATGAAATAAAACTAAAGAAGAAAGATGGTTCAGTAATCTGGACGCGAGTTTCTGCTACAGGTATATATGATGATAATGGAAAATATATCGGGTCATTTGCTTTCTTTTCAGATATAACAGAAGAAAAAAAGCTTCAGGAAGAACTTAAAAAATCCGAAGAGCAATTCAGACTAATCTGGGAAAACAGTCAGGATGGAATGCGACTTACTGACGAGGATGGTAAAGTTATTTTAGTTAATTCTGCTTTCTGTAAAATGGTTGGGTTAACCAGTGAAAAAATTGAAGGCAAATTGTTATCTGAAATTTATTCTCCTGAACGAAAAGATGAAATCTTAAGAAAACATAAAGAAAGATTTAGGACTGGAAAAGTTAAAGCACATACAGAAACTTTAGTCACTTTGTTTAATGGCAGAAAAGTTTGGTTTGAAGTCTCCAACTCTTTTGTCAATATCGGTGGGAAAAAATTACTCCTTGCAATCTTCAGGGATGTAACGGAAAGGAAAAGACTTTCGGAAGAACTCGCAAAGTCTGAAAAACTCTTTAGAAATGTCTGGGAAAATAGTAAAGATGCAATGATCATCACAGACCAGTTCGGCAATATTAAAATGGTAAATGAAGCTCTTTGCAAATTAGTAGATTTACCAGAAAATGATTTAATTGGCTCGTCCCTCAGCAAAGTTTTTCATCCACAGATACGAGAACAATTTTTTCAAATTCATCTCAAGAAATTCTTAAGTGGTGATATTGGACTGAAATTTGAAGGTGAAGCTGTCTTACACAATGGGAAAAAAATTTGGATAGATGCAAAATTTTCAGTCTTAAAAACAGATCAGGGTAATCTTTATTTTGCAATAATCAGGGACATTACTGAGCGCAAGAAGTTGATTGATGATCTCATTCGTGCAAAAGAAGAAGCTGAAGAAGCGAACCGACTTAAGAGCGGATTCATTTCTATGATGTCTCACGAGATTAGAACTCCTTTGAATGTTATTCTCGGCTTTAATAATGTAATTAGAGAATTATTCGATACAGGAAAAGATGAAGAGATTTCTAAATATTTCGAGGCAGTTGAGAAAGCCGGCAAAAGGCTGCTCAATACAATTAATCAGATACTTGATATTTCTCGAATTGAAGCTGGAGAGTTTGATCTTAAATTAAAAGATATTGATATAAATCAAAAAATTAGAGAAATCATAAACCAGCTTGATGTTCTGGCTAAAAACAGAGAAATAAAATTTGAAATTTCTCTCGACAACTCAATCCCTCAATTAAAATTAGACGAATATTGTATAGATGGAATTTTGTTTAATTTGATTAATAACGCTATAAAATTTAGTTCTCCGGGTTTAAAGATTGAAATTTCCAGTAAAAAATTGGGTGATAAGGTTTCGTTAAGAATTAGAGACTATGGTATTGGTATGAGTGAGGAGTATCAGAAACACTTGTTCCAGCCTTTCAGTCAGGAAGAAGTTGGTTATGCAAGACCTTATGAAGGAACCGGTCTCGGATTAGCATTAACCAAAACATTTGTAGAATTAATGGGAGGTGAAATCAAAGTTTGGAGCAAAAAGGGAGAAGGCACTGAATTCGAGGTAATTTTACCAATACATAAAACTTAA